Proteins encoded together in one Drosophila albomicans strain 15112-1751.03 chromosome 2R, ASM965048v2, whole genome shotgun sequence window:
- the LOC117574739 gene encoding plasminogen isoform X1, translated as MHLSAYFLLCLALGAGIRVQGQVNQEDDEQPQHLTNDASFFQPHLHDARLGRQLMDDSEYVGFSASNSASNSNSNASDDDDDEDDDDVEGSSEYYDSDEEQSEGNSDASSNESLPRLLSPSTFHRISETLGALNTVGHMLVDMTRGGQESKTDNSTGNSSSSSSAEGSSTSSSIAELSTTTTSLPLGKSEPLPGISGKILDTTTTLSANSLLPAGKPANLSAIQVATKRIGQQETPAKPMFVENKDTKQKKKRKKNKNKQKVKKPSEELTTAQSQTQIQSLQKIKIPTTPRTTTSTTISAISSTNSILSSTTLRPLDQLALASDDQGTAKDVENYCKTPSGRPGRCEDLSSCPALLLNLSSLRESLCFKSLFVPGVCCPLSSSATSESSTVLTTQRPLRLTTKPPVSTTTVATTTRRTTTRATARPTTRPTAGLVLIPQKKPPTTTTTTTTEVPLEPEDLDEIANNIVDPDECGQQEYSTGRIVGGVEAPNGQWPWMAAIFLHGPKRTEFWCGGSLIGTKYILTAAHCTRDSRQKPFAARQFTVRLGDIDLSTDAEPSDPVTFAVKEVRTHERFSRIGFYNDIAILVLDKPVRKSKYVIPVCLPRAGRMPPKDRLPGRRATVVGWGTTYYGGKESTSQRQAELPIWRNEDCDRSYFQPINENFICAGYSDGGVDACQGDSGGPLMMRYDSHWVQLGVVSFGNKCGEPGYPGVYTRVTEYLDWIRDHTRD; from the exons atgcatttaagtGCATATTTCTTGTTGTGCCTAG CACTGGGAGCTGGCATTCGAGTGCAGGGCCAAGTGAACCAAGAGGACGATGAGCAGCCGCAGCATTTGACAAATGATG CGTCTTTCTTTCAGCCACATTTGCACGACGCTCGCCTGGGGCGACAGCTGATGGATGACTCCGAGTACGTCGGCTTCTCGGCGAGCAACTcggccagcaacagcaacagcaatgccagcgacgatgatgacgatgaggatgatgatgatgtcgaGGGCTCAAGCGAGTACTATGACAGTGATGAGGAGCAAAGTGAGGGCAACAGCGATGCAAGCAGCAATGAATCGTTGCCTCGCCTGCTCTCGCCATCGACCTTCCATCGCATCTCTGAGACACTGGGCGCACTCAACACAGTGGGACACATGCTGGTGGACATGACGCGTGGCGGACAAGAGTCTAAGACAGATAACTCcactggcaacagcagcagcagcagcagcgctgaAGGCAGCTCGACTTCCAGTTCAATCGCTGAGttgagcacaacaacaacttcctTGCCGTTGGGCAAGTCGGAGCCGTTGCCTGGCATTTCTGGCAAGATTCTGGATACGACAACAACACTGTCTGCCAACAGTTTGCTGCCCGCTGGCAAGCCAGCAAATCTGAGTGCAATTCAGGTGGCCACAAAACGCATTGGACAACAGGAGACTCCGGCGAAGCCAATGTTTGTGGAGAACAAGGACAccaagcagaagaagaagcgcaagaagaacaagaacaagcaGAAGGTGAAGAAGCCCAGCGAAGAGTTGACAACAGCACAATCGCAAACCCAAATTCAATCACTGCAAAAGATCAAAATACCAACCACACCACGGACCACAACCTCAACCACAATCTCCGCCATCAGCAGCACAAACAGCATCCTCAGCTCAACCACACTGCGCCCACTGGATCAACTGGCGTTGGCCAGCGATGACCAGGGCACTGCAAAGGATGTAGAGAACTACTGCAAGACGCCCAGCGGTCGTCCAGGTCGCTGTGAGGATCTCAGCAGCTGTCCAGCGTTACTTCTTAATCTGAGCAGCTTGCGTGAATCGCTCTGCTTCAAGAGTCTCTTTGTGCCCGGCGTCTGTTGTCCGCTTTCGTCTTCGGCCACCTCCGAAAGCTCTACAGTGCTGACCACACAGCGACCTCTGAGGCTGACCACCAAGCCACCCGTGAGCACCACTACAGTGGCCACCACCACAAGACGCACCACAACACGTGCCACAGCGCGACCCACCACAAGACCCACAGCTGGTCTAGTGCTCATACCGCAAAAGAAGCCGCCCACAACTacgacaaccacaaccacGGAGGTGCCACTGGAGCCCGAGGATCTGGATGAGATTGCCAACAATATTGTCGATCCGGATGAGTGCGGACAGCAAGAGTATTCAACGGGTCGCATTGTTGGCGGCGTCGAGGCGCCCAATGGCCAGTGGCCCTGGATGGCGGCCATCTTTTTGCACGGCCCGAAGCGTACGGAATTCTGGTGTGGCGGCTCCTTGATTGGCACCAAATACATTCTGACAGCGGCGCATTGCACGCGAGACTCCAGACAAAAGCC ATTTGCGGCACGTCAGTTTACTGTGCGTCTGGGCGATATTGATCTTTCGACGGATGCCGAGCCCTCCGATCCCGTCACTTTCGCTGTCAAAGAAGTGCGCACACATGAAAG ATTCTCGCGCATTGGTTTCTATAATGATATTGCAATACTTGTGCTCGATAAACCTGTGCGTAAGTCGAAGTATGTGATACCAGTTTGTTTGCCGCGAGCTGGACGCATGCCACCAAAGGATCGACTGCCTGGACGTCGTGCCACAGTCGTTGGCTGGGGCACCACCTACTACGGTGGCAAGGAGTCGACCAGTCAGCGACAGGCTGAGCTGCCCATCTGGCGTAATGAGGACTGCGATCGCAGCTACTTCCAGCCGATCAATGAGAACTTTATTTGTGCCGGCTACTCGGATGGCGGTGTCGATGCTTGTCAG GGCGACTCTGGTGGCCCGCTGATGATGCGCTACGATTCGCACTGGGTCCAACTGGGCGTCGTGTCCTTTGGCAACAAGTGCGGCGAGCCTGGCTATCCTGGTGTCTACACTCGCGTCACCGAGTATCTGGATTGGATACGTGATCATACGCGAGATTAA
- the LOC117574739 gene encoding plasminogen isoform X3, which yields MMPHLHDARLGRQLMDDSEYVGFSASNSASNSNSNASDDDDDEDDDDVEGSSEYYDSDEEQSEGNSDASSNESLPRLLSPSTFHRISETLGALNTVGHMLVDMTRGGQESKTDNSTGNSSSSSSAEGSSTSSSIAELSTTTTSLPLGKSEPLPGISGKILDTTTTLSANSLLPAGKPANLSAIQVATKRIGQQETPAKPMFVENKDTKQKKKRKKNKNKQKVKKPSEELTTAQSQTQIQSLQKIKIPTTPRTTTSTTISAISSTNSILSSTTLRPLDQLALASDDQGTAKDVENYCKTPSGRPGRCEDLSSCPALLLNLSSLRESLCFKSLFVPGVCCPLSSSATSESSTVLTTQRPLRLTTKPPVSTTTVATTTRRTTTRATARPTTRPTAGLVLIPQKKPPTTTTTTTTEVPLEPEDLDEIANNIVDPDECGQQEYSTGRIVGGVEAPNGQWPWMAAIFLHGPKRTEFWCGGSLIGTKYILTAAHCTRDSRQKPFAARQFTVRLGDIDLSTDAEPSDPVTFAVKEVRTHERFSRIGFYNDIAILVLDKPVRKSKYVIPVCLPRAGRMPPKDRLPGRRATVVGWGTTYYGGKESTSQRQAELPIWRNEDCDRSYFQPINENFICAGYSDGGVDACQGDSGGPLMMRYDSHWVQLGVVSFGNKCGEPGYPGVYTRVTEYLDWIRDHTRD from the exons ATGATG CCACATTTGCACGACGCTCGCCTGGGGCGACAGCTGATGGATGACTCCGAGTACGTCGGCTTCTCGGCGAGCAACTcggccagcaacagcaacagcaatgccagcgacgatgatgacgatgaggatgatgatgatgtcgaGGGCTCAAGCGAGTACTATGACAGTGATGAGGAGCAAAGTGAGGGCAACAGCGATGCAAGCAGCAATGAATCGTTGCCTCGCCTGCTCTCGCCATCGACCTTCCATCGCATCTCTGAGACACTGGGCGCACTCAACACAGTGGGACACATGCTGGTGGACATGACGCGTGGCGGACAAGAGTCTAAGACAGATAACTCcactggcaacagcagcagcagcagcagcgctgaAGGCAGCTCGACTTCCAGTTCAATCGCTGAGttgagcacaacaacaacttcctTGCCGTTGGGCAAGTCGGAGCCGTTGCCTGGCATTTCTGGCAAGATTCTGGATACGACAACAACACTGTCTGCCAACAGTTTGCTGCCCGCTGGCAAGCCAGCAAATCTGAGTGCAATTCAGGTGGCCACAAAACGCATTGGACAACAGGAGACTCCGGCGAAGCCAATGTTTGTGGAGAACAAGGACAccaagcagaagaagaagcgcaagaagaacaagaacaagcaGAAGGTGAAGAAGCCCAGCGAAGAGTTGACAACAGCACAATCGCAAACCCAAATTCAATCACTGCAAAAGATCAAAATACCAACCACACCACGGACCACAACCTCAACCACAATCTCCGCCATCAGCAGCACAAACAGCATCCTCAGCTCAACCACACTGCGCCCACTGGATCAACTGGCGTTGGCCAGCGATGACCAGGGCACTGCAAAGGATGTAGAGAACTACTGCAAGACGCCCAGCGGTCGTCCAGGTCGCTGTGAGGATCTCAGCAGCTGTCCAGCGTTACTTCTTAATCTGAGCAGCTTGCGTGAATCGCTCTGCTTCAAGAGTCTCTTTGTGCCCGGCGTCTGTTGTCCGCTTTCGTCTTCGGCCACCTCCGAAAGCTCTACAGTGCTGACCACACAGCGACCTCTGAGGCTGACCACCAAGCCACCCGTGAGCACCACTACAGTGGCCACCACCACAAGACGCACCACAACACGTGCCACAGCGCGACCCACCACAAGACCCACAGCTGGTCTAGTGCTCATACCGCAAAAGAAGCCGCCCACAACTacgacaaccacaaccacGGAGGTGCCACTGGAGCCCGAGGATCTGGATGAGATTGCCAACAATATTGTCGATCCGGATGAGTGCGGACAGCAAGAGTATTCAACGGGTCGCATTGTTGGCGGCGTCGAGGCGCCCAATGGCCAGTGGCCCTGGATGGCGGCCATCTTTTTGCACGGCCCGAAGCGTACGGAATTCTGGTGTGGCGGCTCCTTGATTGGCACCAAATACATTCTGACAGCGGCGCATTGCACGCGAGACTCCAGACAAAAGCC ATTTGCGGCACGTCAGTTTACTGTGCGTCTGGGCGATATTGATCTTTCGACGGATGCCGAGCCCTCCGATCCCGTCACTTTCGCTGTCAAAGAAGTGCGCACACATGAAAG ATTCTCGCGCATTGGTTTCTATAATGATATTGCAATACTTGTGCTCGATAAACCTGTGCGTAAGTCGAAGTATGTGATACCAGTTTGTTTGCCGCGAGCTGGACGCATGCCACCAAAGGATCGACTGCCTGGACGTCGTGCCACAGTCGTTGGCTGGGGCACCACCTACTACGGTGGCAAGGAGTCGACCAGTCAGCGACAGGCTGAGCTGCCCATCTGGCGTAATGAGGACTGCGATCGCAGCTACTTCCAGCCGATCAATGAGAACTTTATTTGTGCCGGCTACTCGGATGGCGGTGTCGATGCTTGTCAG GGCGACTCTGGTGGCCCGCTGATGATGCGCTACGATTCGCACTGGGTCCAACTGGGCGTCGTGTCCTTTGGCAACAAGTGCGGCGAGCCTGGCTATCCTGGTGTCTACACTCGCGTCACCGAGTATCTGGATTGGATACGTGATCATACGCGAGATTAA
- the LOC117574739 gene encoding plasminogen isoform X2 — protein MMAASFFQPHLHDARLGRQLMDDSEYVGFSASNSASNSNSNASDDDDDEDDDDVEGSSEYYDSDEEQSEGNSDASSNESLPRLLSPSTFHRISETLGALNTVGHMLVDMTRGGQESKTDNSTGNSSSSSSAEGSSTSSSIAELSTTTTSLPLGKSEPLPGISGKILDTTTTLSANSLLPAGKPANLSAIQVATKRIGQQETPAKPMFVENKDTKQKKKRKKNKNKQKVKKPSEELTTAQSQTQIQSLQKIKIPTTPRTTTSTTISAISSTNSILSSTTLRPLDQLALASDDQGTAKDVENYCKTPSGRPGRCEDLSSCPALLLNLSSLRESLCFKSLFVPGVCCPLSSSATSESSTVLTTQRPLRLTTKPPVSTTTVATTTRRTTTRATARPTTRPTAGLVLIPQKKPPTTTTTTTTEVPLEPEDLDEIANNIVDPDECGQQEYSTGRIVGGVEAPNGQWPWMAAIFLHGPKRTEFWCGGSLIGTKYILTAAHCTRDSRQKPFAARQFTVRLGDIDLSTDAEPSDPVTFAVKEVRTHERFSRIGFYNDIAILVLDKPVRKSKYVIPVCLPRAGRMPPKDRLPGRRATVVGWGTTYYGGKESTSQRQAELPIWRNEDCDRSYFQPINENFICAGYSDGGVDACQGDSGGPLMMRYDSHWVQLGVVSFGNKCGEPGYPGVYTRVTEYLDWIRDHTRD, from the exons ATGATG GCAGCGTCTTTCTTTCAGCCACATTTGCACGACGCTCGCCTGGGGCGACAGCTGATGGATGACTCCGAGTACGTCGGCTTCTCGGCGAGCAACTcggccagcaacagcaacagcaatgccagcgacgatgatgacgatgaggatgatgatgatgtcgaGGGCTCAAGCGAGTACTATGACAGTGATGAGGAGCAAAGTGAGGGCAACAGCGATGCAAGCAGCAATGAATCGTTGCCTCGCCTGCTCTCGCCATCGACCTTCCATCGCATCTCTGAGACACTGGGCGCACTCAACACAGTGGGACACATGCTGGTGGACATGACGCGTGGCGGACAAGAGTCTAAGACAGATAACTCcactggcaacagcagcagcagcagcagcgctgaAGGCAGCTCGACTTCCAGTTCAATCGCTGAGttgagcacaacaacaacttcctTGCCGTTGGGCAAGTCGGAGCCGTTGCCTGGCATTTCTGGCAAGATTCTGGATACGACAACAACACTGTCTGCCAACAGTTTGCTGCCCGCTGGCAAGCCAGCAAATCTGAGTGCAATTCAGGTGGCCACAAAACGCATTGGACAACAGGAGACTCCGGCGAAGCCAATGTTTGTGGAGAACAAGGACAccaagcagaagaagaagcgcaagaagaacaagaacaagcaGAAGGTGAAGAAGCCCAGCGAAGAGTTGACAACAGCACAATCGCAAACCCAAATTCAATCACTGCAAAAGATCAAAATACCAACCACACCACGGACCACAACCTCAACCACAATCTCCGCCATCAGCAGCACAAACAGCATCCTCAGCTCAACCACACTGCGCCCACTGGATCAACTGGCGTTGGCCAGCGATGACCAGGGCACTGCAAAGGATGTAGAGAACTACTGCAAGACGCCCAGCGGTCGTCCAGGTCGCTGTGAGGATCTCAGCAGCTGTCCAGCGTTACTTCTTAATCTGAGCAGCTTGCGTGAATCGCTCTGCTTCAAGAGTCTCTTTGTGCCCGGCGTCTGTTGTCCGCTTTCGTCTTCGGCCACCTCCGAAAGCTCTACAGTGCTGACCACACAGCGACCTCTGAGGCTGACCACCAAGCCACCCGTGAGCACCACTACAGTGGCCACCACCACAAGACGCACCACAACACGTGCCACAGCGCGACCCACCACAAGACCCACAGCTGGTCTAGTGCTCATACCGCAAAAGAAGCCGCCCACAACTacgacaaccacaaccacGGAGGTGCCACTGGAGCCCGAGGATCTGGATGAGATTGCCAACAATATTGTCGATCCGGATGAGTGCGGACAGCAAGAGTATTCAACGGGTCGCATTGTTGGCGGCGTCGAGGCGCCCAATGGCCAGTGGCCCTGGATGGCGGCCATCTTTTTGCACGGCCCGAAGCGTACGGAATTCTGGTGTGGCGGCTCCTTGATTGGCACCAAATACATTCTGACAGCGGCGCATTGCACGCGAGACTCCAGACAAAAGCC ATTTGCGGCACGTCAGTTTACTGTGCGTCTGGGCGATATTGATCTTTCGACGGATGCCGAGCCCTCCGATCCCGTCACTTTCGCTGTCAAAGAAGTGCGCACACATGAAAG ATTCTCGCGCATTGGTTTCTATAATGATATTGCAATACTTGTGCTCGATAAACCTGTGCGTAAGTCGAAGTATGTGATACCAGTTTGTTTGCCGCGAGCTGGACGCATGCCACCAAAGGATCGACTGCCTGGACGTCGTGCCACAGTCGTTGGCTGGGGCACCACCTACTACGGTGGCAAGGAGTCGACCAGTCAGCGACAGGCTGAGCTGCCCATCTGGCGTAATGAGGACTGCGATCGCAGCTACTTCCAGCCGATCAATGAGAACTTTATTTGTGCCGGCTACTCGGATGGCGGTGTCGATGCTTGTCAG GGCGACTCTGGTGGCCCGCTGATGATGCGCTACGATTCGCACTGGGTCCAACTGGGCGTCGTGTCCTTTGGCAACAAGTGCGGCGAGCCTGGCTATCCTGGTGTCTACACTCGCGTCACCGAGTATCTGGATTGGATACGTGATCATACGCGAGATTAA
- the LOC117576111 gene encoding glycine receptor subunit alpha-4, whose product MVAQIILLVICCICLKHYAKGEFQQSLAITDILPEDIKRYDKMRPPKKEGQPTIVYFHVTVMGLDSIDENSMTYVADVFFAQTWKDHRLRLPENMTQEYRLLEVDWLKNMWRPDSFFKNAKSVTFQTMTIPNHYMWLYKDKTILYMVKLTLKLSCIMNFAIYPHDTQECKLQMESLSHTTDDLIFQWDPTTPLVVDENIELPQVALIRNETADCTQVYSTGNFTCLEVVFTLKRRLVYYVFNTYIPTCMIVIMSWVSFWIKPEAAPARVTLGVTSLLTLSTQHAKSQSSLPPVSYLKAVDAFMSVCTVFVFMALMEYCLINIVLSDTPIPKPIAYPPKPVAGEAGKKEAEAGSTQPPGGSNAANNKQPTMLPLPEEKMEKIEKIFDEMTKNKRIVTTTRRVVRPPLDADGPWIPRQESRIILTPTIAPPPPPPAPEPEMPKPKLTPAQERLKRAIYIDRSSRVLFPALFASLNCIYWIVFYEYL is encoded by the exons ATGGTCGCACAAATAATCCTGCTCGTCATCTGCTGCATTTGCCTGAAACATTATGCCAAGGGGGAATTTCA ACAAAGTCTGGCCATCACCGATATTCTGCCCGAGGATATTAAGCGTTATGATAAAATGCGACCACCCAAAAAGGAGGGACAACCCACAATTGTCTACTTCCATGTGACCGTGATGGGTTTGGACTCCATCGATGAGAACTCGATGACCTATGTGGCCGATGTGTTCTTTGCCCAAACCTGGAAGGATCATCGTCTTCGTCTGCCCGAGAACATGACTCAGGAGTATCGCCTGCTGGAAGTTGACTGGCTGAAGAACATGTGGCGACCCGATTCCTTCTTCAAGAATGCCAAGTCGGTGACATTCCAAACGATGACCATACCCAATCATTATATGTGGCTTTATAAGGACAAAACCATACTCTATATGGTGAAGTTGACTCTCAAGTTATCCTGCATCATGAACTTTGCCATCTATCCACATGATACGCAGGAGTGCAAGCTGCAAATGGAGAGCT TGTCTCACACCACAGATGATTTGATCTTTCAATGGGATCCCACCACGCCTCTGGTGGTCGACGAGAACATTGAGCTGCCCCAAGTGGCGCTAATACGCAACGAGACAGCGGACTGCACACAGGTCTATTCCACGGGCAATTTCACCTGCCTTGAGGTGGTCTTCACGCTGAAACGTCGCCTGGTTTATTATGTATTCAACACCTACATTCCGACCTGCATGATTGTGATCATGTCCTGGGTGTCCTTCTGGATCAAGCCGGAGGCGGCGCCTGCTCGAGTCACACTGGGCGTGACTTCGCTGCTAACTCTTTCGACGCAACATGCGAAGTCGCAATCTTCGTTGCCGCCCGTCTCCTATTTAAAGGCCGTGGATGCCTTCATGTCTGTCTGCACGGTGTTTGTGTTCATGGCCCTGATGGAGTATTGCCTAATCAACATTGTGCTAAGTGATACACCGATACCCAAGCCCATTGCGTATCCGCCCAAGCCAGTGGCCGGGGAGGCGGGCAAGAAGGAGGCAGAAGCCGGATCCACACAGCCACCGGGTGGCAGCAATGCGGCAAACAATAAGCAGCCCACGATGTTGCCGTTGCCCGAGGAGAAGATGGAGAAAATCGAAAAGATCTTCGACGAGATGACCAAAAATAAGCGA ATTGTGACTACTACAAGAAGGGTTGTGCGTCCGCCGCTGGATGCCGATGGTCCCTGGATACCGCGTCAGGAGTCGCGCATCATCTTGACCCCGACCATTGCACCACCGCCGCCCCCGCCTGCACCGGAACCTGAgatgccaaagccaaagctaacgCCCGCTCAGGAGCGTTTAAAGCGTGCCATTTACATCGATCGTTCATCGCGTGTGCTCTTTCCCGCACTCTTTGCCAGTCTCAATTGCATCTATTGGATTGTGTTCTACGAGTATCTGTAA